The following proteins are encoded in a genomic region of Drosophila miranda strain MSH22 chromosome 4, D.miranda_PacBio2.1, whole genome shotgun sequence:
- the LOC108163942 gene encoding transcription factor MafB has translation MKMEDPTIADTYVQEFDLHHLEVPAAGSSSSSSNANGNGNANNSAAVAAAIGHVKREDHSPPQPVAVKWTTVHGEPPVPDEVVPEPLALAVPEPAVAEELSPSPHIKLRSFSGHQWHIDERRLQPLSPPPEQYGPMPGQAILVNTSSSSAAGVPGGVPSTPPETPPVVGSPTGSSSCRKEVPPVVSAGLSHEMMWLTNSIRADQQPLDLRPLPYPGSQEEAEEWDRQRDYALQAAAAHHHHHGQPLMQSQHHPHSHPHPYPHGHPHAHPNPLPHPHPHPHPHQVVLQQAKYPHHHFHNLDLAPINMHSNPHAHSHTATYAAASGSVTPTCLPQVPSNISSGSSSVGGGCVLTRAALQPCRPMSASSTRSSNNMSPRTCSGAYSTATLEDCINDDMLTTLTVRELNKRLHGCPREEVVRLKQKRRTLKNRGYAQNCRSKRLHQRHELEKANRQLNQDLHRLKHEYSRVCQERDALMQRLQRISAAGGGGPPAAGDSQNSPEFYL, from the coding sequence ATGAAAATGGAAGATCCCACTATAGCCGATACGTACGTGCAGGAGTTCGATCTGCACCACCTGGAGGTGCCGgctgccggcagcagcagcagcagcagcaacgccaacggcaacggcaacgcgAACAACAGCGCGGCTGTGGCCGCCGCCATCGGGCACGTGAAACGGGAGGATCACAGTCCGCCGCAGCCGGTGGCGGTAAAGTGGACCACTGTGCATGGGGAGCCACCGGTTCCCGACGAGGTGGTGCCGGAGCCCCTGGCCCTGGCTGTCCCAGAGCCAGCCGTTGCCGAGGAGCTGTCACCATCGCCGCACATCAAGCTCCGCTCCTTCTCGGGCCACCAGTGGCACATAGATGAGCGGCGGCTGCAACCCCTCTCGCCACCCCCGGAGCAGTACGGCCCGATGCCCGGCCAGGCGATATTGGTCAACACATCCTCCTCTTCGGCTGCCGGAGTGCCAGGCGGCGTGCCCTCCACTCCGCCGGAGACTCCGCCCGTTGTGGGCTCGCCGACGGGCAGCAGTAGCTGTAGGAAGGAAGTTCCGCCAGTGGTCAGTGCCGGACTGAGCCACGAAATGATGTGGCTGACCAACTCCATACGTGCTGACCAGCAGCCCCTCGATCTGCGGCCGCTGCCCTATCCCGGCTCCCAGGAAGAGGCCGAGGAGTGGGATCGCCAGCGGGACTACGCCCTGCAGGCGGCCGCCGCCCACCATCACCACCACGGACAGCCGCTGATGCAGAGCCAACACCATCCGCACTCCCATCCGCATCCATATCCGCACGGCCATCCCCACGCGCATCCCAACCCGCtcccgcacccgcacccgcacccgcacccgcaccaGGTCGTGCTCCAGCAGGCCAAGTATCCGCATCACCACTTCCACAACCTCGACCTGGCCCCCATCAACATGCACTCGAACCCACACGCCCACTCCCACACGGCAACGTACGCGGCAGCCTCCGGCTCGGTCACGCCCACCTGCCTGCCCCAGGTTCCGAGCAAcatcagcagcggcagcagcagcgtggGAGGGGGTTGCGTGCTCACCCGAGCGGCCCTCCAGCCCTGCCGACCCATGTCGGCCAGCTCGACGAGATCCTCGAACAACATGTCGCCCAGGACCTGCTCGGGAGCGTACAGCACCGCCACGCTGGAGGACTGCATCAACGACGACATGCTGACCACGCTGACGGTGCGGGAGCTGAACAAGCGGCTTCACGGCTGCCCCCGCGAGGAGGTGGTGCGTCTGAAGCAGAAGCGGCGCACCCTGAAGAACCGCGGCTACGCCCAGAACTGCCGCTCCAAGCGCCTCCACCAACGCCACGAGCTGGAGAAGGCCAATCGCCAGCTCAACCAGGACCTGCACCGTCTCAAGCATGAGTACTCGCGCGTGTGCCAAGAGCGGGACGCGCTCATGCAGCGTCTCCAAAGGATCAGTGCTGCCGGAGGAGGTGGTCCGCCTGCAGCTGGCGACAGCCAGAACTCGCCAGAGTTCTACCTATGA